A window from Chryseobacterium vaccae encodes these proteins:
- a CDS encoding DUF1016 N-terminal domain-containing protein, whose product MMEISEDSLFLSVKELIRQSHEKVFRIANSTLLLTYWQIGKLIVEDEQQGKERAEYGKYILKNLSQKLTLEFGKGFDESNLRNMRSFYQTFPICDALRHELSWTHYRLLIRLNDSDKINYYIKSFRQQIFTLSP is encoded by the coding sequence ATGATGGAAATTTCCGAAGATTCTTTATTTCTGTCCGTAAAGGAACTCATCAGACAGTCGCACGAAAAAGTTTTTCGAATAGCGAATTCTACCCTGCTTCTTACTTACTGGCAAATCGGAAAACTGATTGTAGAAGATGAACAACAAGGAAAAGAGCGTGCAGAATATGGAAAATACATCCTGAAGAATCTTTCCCAAAAACTTACCCTGGAATTTGGAAAAGGGTTTGATGAGAGCAACCTAAGGAATATGCGTTCCTTTTATCAGACATTTCCAATTTGTGACGCATTGCGTCATGAATTGAGCTGGACTCATTATAGACTGTTAATAAGACTTAACGATTCTGATAAAATAAATTATTATATCAAATCTTTTCGCCAGCAAATATTTACTCTATCTCCCTAA